ACACAAAAGAACGCCCTTACAAGTGTGTAATCTGTGAGAAGAGTTTTTCTGAGTCTTGTCATGTACAGCGACATATGGTCACACATACAGGGTATAAGCCATTCCAGTGTGACATCTGTGATAGGACCTTTGCCCAGTTCGACAATCTTAAGCAGCATATGAGCACCCACACTGGCACCAAGCCTCACAAATGCAGCCTTTGTGAGAAGTCTTTTGCTCGAATGGGTGATGTGAAAAAACATATGCGAGTACATACTGGTGAACGTCCCTTCAAGTGTAACACCTGTGGCAAGAGCTTCTCTGTTAGCAGTTCGCTTCATAAACATGTCAGGGTGCACTCTGGGGAAAGACCTTATCAGTGTGAGATGTGTGAGAAGACCTTTGCCCTCAATTGTAACCTGAAGAAACACATACGAACTCATCTGAAGGAGAAACCGTTCAAATGTGGGATATGTCAAGCTGATTTCCTCAAGGCAGGGGAACTTGAGGTTCACATGTTTTCCCATAAACCAGAAGCAGAGTAAGTTGTTGGTAACAATGACTGCAATTTATTGTAACCTGCCTAGAGAATTGTTTTCAACGCTGCCATAGATGTCTCTTAACAAAATTAATGTACACTGGTCTATATATATCTAGTGTTATGGCTTTGTTGAAGTGTATTTTTCACcaccagaacaatatcttaatACAGACGAAAACGTCTCATGCTTAGTTTATCAATGTTTCATTGGATAATAGTGACAGTCAATAAAAATGATGCTGAATAATAACAAGCTAATCTAATTTTCCTGCCAATTTTGTACAAAAGAACTTTTCTTCTGTGTTTGTCTTCAAATGGCTTTCTCTTTTGATCCCTGACTAAATCCATGAACCATGGTGAAATGACATTTGAATGTCTTCTTTTTAGATACTACACCAGACCAATGAATGTATTAACTCAGGAAATCGAATCATTTCATGCAACACTTCCCTGGGTAATGTGACCTAGTTGCAATGATTTTAAGGATAGACATGCTGCACGGTCTTGTTCCAAGGTTAGCCAGTATCAAATATTAGTATGATTAGTGTCTTAAGTGAACACAGAGACTGTGTTTCAGTGAAATTGGGTAAATATAATCTTGAAatactttaaacattttaaacaaatagatgaggCAGTGTTGTAATGGCTTGAGTGAAAATTTGCTGGCCTGCTAAT
Above is a genomic segment from Haliotis asinina isolate JCU_RB_2024 chromosome 7, JCU_Hal_asi_v2, whole genome shotgun sequence containing:
- the LOC137290700 gene encoding zinc finger protein 596-like, which gives rise to MLIPLEIQMTYLTTTSEQVNELVTIGMTVESAEENSTSKDILECFPHGNGVPKDKNFKKRPKMPAKTPWTCGICEMEFCAASPLQDHMHSHTGQRPHVCQLCGSSFAKVGNLKRHEKIHSGEKPFKCELCDKAFPYAVELRRHVRTHTKERPYKCVICEKSFSESCHVQRHMVTHTGYKPFQCDICDRTFAQFDNLKQHMSTHTGTKPHKCSLCEKSFARMGDVKKHMRVHTGERPFKCNTCGKSFSVSSSLHKHVRVHSGERPYQCEMCEKTFALNCNLKKHIRTHLKEKPFKCGICQADFLKAGELEVHMFSHKPEAE